From the genome of Mesorhizobium japonicum MAFF 303099, one region includes:
- a CDS encoding ribulose-phosphate 3-epimerase — MTSKPLSGPAAIAALPRDRLIAEFSLWSANLANFESDLRRIEPHVDLHHIDVADGHFAPSFLFFPDLVARIAGLTAKPIHVHLMVDAAIVEAQTRQFIEAGADMISVHAENGEAGLRAVRLARELGAEAGVVLRLETPVEAVKPFVSEVAFVTLLGTAIGVKGQSLSDKACDRLGAARAILRGAGREAEVALAADGGIRHETVPLLRAAGAETVVLGSLAFGDKDLAGRIGWLHGLKVAA, encoded by the coding sequence ATGACTTCAAAGCCCCTGTCAGGCCCGGCGGCAATAGCCGCATTGCCGCGCGATCGCTTGATCGCCGAATTCTCGCTTTGGTCGGCCAATCTCGCCAATTTCGAGAGCGACCTCAGGCGCATCGAACCCCATGTCGATCTGCATCACATCGATGTGGCGGACGGCCACTTCGCCCCGTCCTTCCTGTTCTTCCCCGATCTCGTCGCCCGCATCGCCGGACTGACGGCCAAACCCATCCATGTCCATTTGATGGTCGATGCCGCAATTGTCGAGGCGCAGACGCGCCAGTTCATCGAGGCCGGCGCCGACATGATCAGCGTCCATGCCGAGAACGGCGAGGCTGGATTGCGCGCCGTGCGGCTGGCGCGCGAACTCGGCGCCGAAGCGGGCGTCGTGTTGAGGCTTGAGACGCCGGTCGAGGCAGTGAAGCCTTTCGTCTCCGAGGTCGCCTTCGTCACCCTGCTGGGAACCGCGATCGGCGTGAAGGGCCAGAGCCTGTCGGACAAGGCATGCGACAGGCTGGGCGCTGCCCGTGCCATCTTGCGAGGAGCCGGCCGTGAGGCAGAAGTGGCGCTTGCCGCCGACGGCGGCATCCGCCACGAGACCGTGCCCTTGCTGCGTGCCGCCGGTGCGGAGACCGTCGTTCTCGGTTCGCTCGCCTTCGGCGACAAGGATCTCGCCGGCCGCATCGGCTGGCTGCATGGGCTGAAGGTCGCGGCATGA
- a CDS encoding ROK family protein has protein sequence MSIEAALAIDLGGTELRAALVDRDGKILAFAAVPTQAQAGPDVVIGQIEALAATVHAEAPGLAIVGVGVGAPGPLDPLAGIAVGPPTLAGWQDVPLADILERRLGLPVRLENDANAAALGEWRFGAGHGARSLVFVTVSTGIGGGVVADGRILHGRRGLAAEIGHMTITNEGERCVCGVVGCFEAIASGTALGRRANAATSAFDGSTLRRLSANAEVTGRHVVEAARLQDDLALALLEEEARWLGVGFTNLLHLYSPDVLVVGGGIANGLDLMHPVIEATIRQRAMRAYRDVPVVQAQLGRHAGLVGAASLVLFDDGSLAARMPVGPSTFPEARRDFNG, from the coding sequence ATGAGCATCGAAGCCGCCCTCGCGATCGATCTTGGCGGCACCGAGCTTCGTGCCGCGCTGGTCGACCGTGACGGCAAGATCCTGGCCTTCGCCGCCGTGCCGACGCAGGCACAGGCCGGGCCCGACGTGGTGATCGGCCAGATCGAGGCGCTGGCCGCGACCGTGCATGCCGAGGCGCCGGGCCTCGCCATTGTCGGCGTCGGCGTCGGCGCGCCGGGGCCGCTCGACCCGCTGGCCGGCATCGCCGTCGGACCGCCGACACTCGCCGGCTGGCAGGATGTACCGCTGGCCGACATCCTCGAGCGCCGCCTCGGCCTGCCGGTGCGGCTGGAGAACGATGCCAATGCGGCCGCCCTCGGCGAATGGCGCTTCGGTGCCGGCCACGGCGCCCGCTCGCTGGTCTTCGTCACGGTTTCCACCGGCATCGGCGGCGGTGTCGTTGCCGACGGGCGCATCCTGCATGGCCGCCGTGGGCTGGCCGCCGAGATCGGCCATATGACCATCACCAACGAGGGCGAGCGCTGCGTGTGCGGCGTCGTCGGCTGCTTCGAGGCCATCGCCTCGGGCACCGCACTTGGCCGTCGCGCCAACGCCGCGACATCGGCCTTTGACGGCTCGACGTTGCGCCGCCTCTCGGCAAATGCCGAGGTCACCGGCCGCCACGTGGTCGAGGCGGCGCGGCTGCAGGACGACCTCGCTTTGGCCCTGCTCGAGGAAGAAGCACGATGGCTTGGCGTCGGTTTCACCAATTTGCTGCACCTCTATTCGCCCGACGTGCTGGTCGTCGGCGGCGGCATCGCCAATGGGCTCGACCTGATGCATCCGGTCATCGAGGCGACCATCCGGCAACGCGCCATGCGCGCCTATCGCGACGTGCCGGTGGTTCAGGCCCAGCTCGGCCGCCACGCCGGGCTGGTCGGCGCCGCCAGCCTTGTCCTGTTCGACGATGGCAGCCTGGCAGCCCGTATGCCTGTCGGTCCAAGCACGTTTCCTGAAGCGAGGAGGGACTTCAACGGCTGA
- a CDS encoding serine hydrolase domain-containing protein, whose amino-acid sequence MSDLAQLFDSAFQPLATAVSNKRIPGGVLGIADKNGHRIVRAIGSAQLVPKQRPMTVETWFDLASLTKVIFTTPRILALAEDGVIDLDAPLISVLPDLRQYDQWAWERKVTFRQCLAHQTPFPAVEPIYTYGRDPELLRAFILQREWRAREPVYSDINFILLGFALERLSGKTIRDMDPGAGFAWSTAPDIAAATEDCTWRHRVLSGEVHDDNCSALQGAGHAGLFGTAASVLDFAQNLLTGTGASERSIALMRAPLSATRTHGWECPYDGWSGGALCSPGTIGHTGFTGTGLWIDFDSGKVWTLLTNRIHPTRHFDSGIISLRQTVGDLMNGVQ is encoded by the coding sequence TTGAGCGACCTTGCCCAGCTCTTCGACAGCGCTTTCCAACCACTCGCAACAGCCGTTTCCAACAAGCGCATTCCCGGCGGCGTGCTCGGCATTGCCGACAAGAACGGCCACCGCATCGTCAGGGCAATCGGCTCGGCGCAACTCGTGCCGAAGCAGCGGCCAATGACCGTCGAAACCTGGTTCGACCTGGCGTCCCTGACCAAAGTCATCTTCACCACGCCGCGCATCCTGGCGCTGGCGGAAGACGGCGTCATCGATCTCGACGCGCCACTGATCTCGGTTCTGCCCGACCTTCGCCAGTATGATCAATGGGCGTGGGAGCGGAAGGTGACGTTTCGCCAGTGCCTCGCCCATCAGACGCCGTTTCCGGCCGTCGAGCCGATCTACACTTACGGACGCGATCCCGAATTGTTGCGTGCCTTCATCCTGCAGCGCGAATGGCGGGCCCGTGAACCCGTCTATTCCGACATCAATTTCATCCTGCTCGGCTTTGCCCTCGAGCGGCTGTCGGGCAAGACCATCCGCGACATGGATCCCGGCGCCGGCTTTGCCTGGTCCACCGCGCCGGATATCGCCGCGGCGACCGAGGACTGCACGTGGCGTCATCGCGTGCTGTCCGGCGAGGTACACGACGACAATTGCTCGGCGCTGCAAGGCGCCGGTCATGCCGGCCTGTTCGGCACTGCGGCTTCGGTGCTGGATTTCGCGCAGAATCTGCTGACCGGCACAGGTGCGAGCGAACGTTCGATCGCGCTGATGCGCGCGCCCTTGTCCGCCACCCGCACTCATGGCTGGGAGTGCCCTTACGACGGCTGGTCCGGCGGGGCCTTGTGCAGCCCGGGAACCATCGGCCATACCGGCTTCACCGGCACCGGACTGTGGATCGATTTCGACAGCGGCAAGGTGTGGACCTTGCTCACCAACCGGATCCATCCGACACGTCATTTCGACAGCGGAATCATCTCGCTGCGGCAGACGGTCGGCGATCTGATGAATGGAGTTCAATAA
- a CDS encoding GNAT family N-acetyltransferase, with translation MNTTLETTANPLPEDLAFLAERLTAFNDGDVGASERKALAVFVRDGNGAVVAGISGYTAWGWLYVQWLWVDERLRGQQMAGRMLDAAEQEAVARGCNNAWIDTFNPNAAKVYQRQGYQPFGTLADFPVGRSRIFLQKKLV, from the coding sequence ATGAACACGACACTCGAAACGACGGCAAACCCCTTGCCGGAAGACCTTGCCTTTCTCGCCGAACGACTGACGGCGTTCAACGACGGCGATGTCGGCGCGTCCGAAAGAAAAGCACTCGCTGTGTTCGTGCGCGACGGGAATGGCGCGGTCGTCGCCGGCATTTCGGGATACACCGCCTGGGGTTGGCTTTACGTGCAATGGCTGTGGGTCGATGAAAGGCTGCGCGGCCAGCAAATGGCCGGCAGAATGCTGGACGCGGCCGAGCAGGAAGCCGTGGCGCGCGGCTGCAACAACGCCTGGATCGACACCTTCAATCCCAACGCCGCCAAGGTCTACCAGCGCCAGGGCTATCAGCCCTTCGGCACGCTGGCCGATTTCCCCGTCGGCCGCAGCCGCATCTTCCTGCAGAAGAAACTGGTTTAA
- a CDS encoding ABC transporter ATP-binding protein, producing MTLLSVRDLCVGFGRDPHANEVVRGVSFDLADGETLAIVGESGSGKSVTALSINRLIDFGGGRITGGAMKLKRADGSLFDLISATEPQLTGIRGAEIGMIFQEPMTSLNPVLTIGTQIEESFRLHRGLTGRQATAAAKDALDRVRIPDAARRLKYTPNQLSGGMLQRVMIAIALACNPRLLIADEPTTALDVTVQAQIMALLAELKRETGMSVIFITHDIGLVAGIADKVLVMQNGQAVEQGELNHILDRPRHPYTQHLLQDVPHFARGSATRADGQRDKDERMEPALKVEGLVVRFPLKSNFFSRATGAVHAVDGVDFDLMPGETLAIVGESGSGKSTTAKAVLGLVRSTRGSFSVGARAASAERSAKPVQMVFQNPYASLNPRLTIESILAEPVIANGGRVNAETRARMAGLLERVGLPRNSLERYPHEFSGGQRQRLCIARALMLNPSVVVLDEAVSALDVSVQAKVLELLVELQREFGLAYLFISHDMAVVERIAHRIAVIFAGQIVEIGDAASVLSEPKHSYTKKLIAAVPTIERRREHFELDTRQVPSLVRPQGFEPAPAQWEQFGSDHMARVEA from the coding sequence ATGACGTTGCTGTCCGTTCGCGATCTGTGCGTCGGCTTCGGCCGCGATCCGCACGCCAATGAGGTGGTGCGCGGCGTCAGTTTCGACCTTGCCGATGGCGAAACGCTGGCCATTGTTGGTGAGAGTGGTTCAGGCAAATCCGTCACCGCGCTGTCGATCAACCGGCTCATCGATTTCGGTGGCGGCCGCATCACTGGCGGAGCGATGAAGCTGAAGCGGGCCGACGGCAGCCTCTTCGACCTGATAAGTGCGACCGAACCGCAGCTGACCGGTATTCGCGGCGCCGAGATCGGCATGATCTTCCAGGAGCCGATGACCTCGCTGAACCCGGTGCTGACCATCGGCACGCAGATCGAGGAATCGTTTCGGCTGCATCGCGGACTGACCGGCCGGCAAGCCACGGCCGCAGCTAAGGATGCGCTCGATCGCGTGCGCATTCCCGATGCCGCGCGGCGGCTGAAATACACGCCAAACCAGCTGTCGGGCGGCATGCTGCAAAGGGTGATGATCGCCATTGCGCTCGCCTGCAATCCGCGCCTGCTGATCGCCGACGAGCCGACCACCGCGCTCGACGTCACCGTGCAGGCACAGATCATGGCGCTGCTGGCCGAGTTGAAGCGCGAAACAGGCATGTCTGTCATCTTCATCACCCACGATATCGGCCTGGTTGCCGGCATCGCCGACAAGGTGCTGGTGATGCAGAATGGGCAAGCTGTCGAACAGGGCGAGCTGAACCATATCCTCGACAGACCGCGGCACCCCTACACGCAGCACCTGCTGCAGGACGTGCCGCATTTCGCCAGGGGAAGCGCGACGCGCGCGGACGGACAACGCGACAAGGACGAGCGCATGGAACCCGCCTTGAAGGTTGAGGGCCTGGTGGTGCGGTTCCCTCTCAAGAGCAATTTCTTCAGCCGCGCCACCGGCGCCGTGCATGCCGTCGATGGCGTCGACTTCGACCTGATGCCGGGTGAGACGCTGGCCATCGTCGGCGAAAGCGGTTCGGGCAAATCGACCACCGCTAAGGCGGTCCTCGGGCTGGTGCGCTCGACGCGCGGCAGCTTCTCGGTCGGCGCACGAGCGGCTTCCGCGGAGCGCAGCGCCAAGCCCGTGCAGATGGTGTTCCAGAATCCCTATGCCTCGCTCAATCCAAGGCTGACCATCGAAAGCATCCTGGCCGAGCCGGTGATCGCCAACGGCGGCCGGGTGAATGCAGAAACACGCGCCAGGATGGCGGGCCTGCTGGAGCGCGTCGGCCTGCCCAGGAATAGCCTGGAGCGCTATCCGCATGAATTCTCCGGCGGCCAACGGCAGAGGCTGTGCATTGCCCGCGCGCTGATGCTCAACCCGTCCGTGGTAGTTCTCGATGAAGCAGTGTCGGCGCTCGATGTCTCGGTGCAGGCCAAGGTGCTGGAGCTGCTGGTCGAGCTGCAACGCGAGTTCGGACTGGCCTATCTCTTCATCTCGCACGACATGGCGGTGGTCGAGCGGATCGCGCACCGCATCGCCGTCATCTTTGCCGGCCAGATCGTCGAGATCGGCGATGCGGCCTCGGTGCTGTCGGAGCCGAAGCATTCCTATACGAAGAAACTGATCGCAGCGGTTCCGACCATCGAGCGACGGCGCGAGCATTTCGAACTGGACACACGCCAGGTGCCGTCGCTTGTGCGCCCGCAGGGTTTCGAGCCAGCGCCGGCGCAATGGGAGCAGTTCGGCAGCGATCATATGGCGAGGGTTGAGGCATGA
- a CDS encoding dicarboxylate/amino acid:cation symporter, which translates to MHIADQSGAAAAQRKPLYAQLYVQVLVAITVGILLGHYYPSIGESMKPLGDAFIKLVKMIIAPVIFLTVATGIAGMSDLQKVGRVAGKAMLYFLTFSTLALIIGLVVANVVQPGAGFNIDPATLDASTVNTYAAKAHDQSVTGFLMNIIPGTIVGAFADGDILQVLFFSVLFGIALALVGDKGAPVLNFLQALMAPMFKLVSVLMKAAPIGAFGAMAFTIGKYGIGSVINLAMLVGTFYATSLLFVFVVLGAVCRYNGFSILSLLRYIKEELLLVLGTSSSEAALPSLMEKMEKAGAKRSVVGLVIPTGYSFNLDGTNIYMTLAALFIAQATNIHLSMGDQILLLLVAMLSSKGAAGITGAGFITLAATLSVVPSVPVAGMALILGVDRFMSECRALTNFIGNAVATLVVARWEGELDEAKLARALAGTADDSLPADIVPAE; encoded by the coding sequence ATGCACATCGCAGACCAATCAGGCGCGGCTGCCGCGCAGCGCAAGCCCCTTTATGCCCAACTCTACGTGCAGGTGCTGGTGGCGATCACCGTCGGCATCCTGCTCGGCCACTACTATCCATCGATCGGCGAGAGCATGAAGCCGCTCGGCGACGCCTTCATCAAGCTGGTCAAAATGATCATCGCCCCCGTCATCTTCCTGACGGTGGCGACCGGCATCGCCGGCATGAGCGACCTGCAGAAGGTCGGCCGCGTCGCCGGCAAGGCGATGCTCTACTTCCTCACCTTCTCGACGCTGGCGCTGATCATCGGCCTCGTCGTCGCCAATGTCGTACAACCCGGCGCCGGCTTCAACATCGACCCGGCAACACTCGACGCCTCGACCGTCAACACCTATGCTGCCAAGGCGCATGACCAATCGGTCACCGGATTCCTGATGAACATCATCCCCGGCACGATCGTCGGCGCCTTCGCCGATGGCGACATCTTGCAGGTGCTGTTCTTCTCGGTGCTGTTCGGCATCGCGCTGGCGCTGGTCGGCGACAAGGGTGCACCAGTGCTCAACTTCCTGCAGGCGCTGATGGCGCCGATGTTCAAGCTGGTCAGCGTCTTGATGAAGGCCGCCCCCATCGGTGCGTTCGGCGCCATGGCCTTCACCATCGGCAAATACGGCATCGGCTCGGTCATCAACCTCGCCATGCTGGTCGGCACCTTCTACGCGACGTCGCTGCTGTTCGTGTTCGTCGTCCTGGGCGCAGTCTGCCGCTACAACGGCTTTTCCATCCTGTCGCTGCTGCGCTACATCAAGGAAGAGCTGCTCTTGGTGCTGGGCACCTCCTCGTCGGAAGCCGCCCTGCCCTCGCTGATGGAAAAGATGGAGAAGGCCGGCGCCAAGCGCTCGGTGGTCGGCCTGGTCATCCCGACCGGCTATTCCTTCAACCTCGACGGCACCAACATCTACATGACGCTTGCCGCGCTGTTCATCGCGCAGGCGACGAACATCCATCTGTCGATGGGCGACCAGATCCTGTTGCTGCTGGTGGCGATGCTCTCGTCCAAGGGTGCCGCCGGCATCACTGGAGCCGGCTTCATCACCCTTGCCGCGACGCTTTCGGTGGTGCCTTCGGTGCCGGTCGCCGGCATGGCGCTGATCCTCGGCGTCGACCGCTTCATGTCGGAATGCCGGGCGCTGACCAACTTCATCGGCAATGCCGTCGCCACGCTGGTCGTCGCGCGCTGGGAAGGCGAGCTCGATGAGGCCAAGCTCGCCAGGGCTTTGGCCGGCACGGCCGACGACAGCCTGCCGGCGGATATCGTTCCCGCCGAGTAA
- a CDS encoding anhydro-N-acetylmuramic acid kinase: MEPIWAVGLMTGTVLDGNIDVALIKTDGERIDDFGTYRLMPYPQSIRSLLEETLTAARAWNFVGPEPAIFRKAEEALTRAQSAAVKELVEGYGMTMADIGVVGFHGQTVLHRAPQVGRLGQTRQLGDGELMHSLLSTKVAYDFRSADMRAGGQGAPLAAAYHTALMRSAGASGEVAVLNLGGVANITWWDGADNVVAFDTGPANAPLNDFIKSKGLGDMDRDGALGRAGTVDEARLAKLLQHPYLTKPYPKSLDRFDFGAAMADGLNAEDGAALLTAFTAGAVGKALDLLPTRPKKLVVSGGGRHNPTMMAMLASRAGVEVVQAESLGWSGDAVEAECFAFLAVRVLRGMPISFPSTTGAPQPMRGGKLAG; this comes from the coding sequence ATGGAACCAATCTGGGCCGTCGGCCTGATGACCGGCACCGTGCTTGACGGCAATATCGACGTCGCGCTGATCAAGACCGATGGCGAGCGCATCGACGATTTCGGCACCTACCGGCTGATGCCCTATCCCCAATCGATCCGCTCGCTGCTGGAAGAGACGCTGACGGCGGCGCGGGCCTGGAATTTTGTCGGGCCGGAGCCGGCGATCTTCCGCAAGGCCGAGGAGGCGCTGACGCGTGCCCAGTCGGCGGCGGTGAAGGAATTGGTCGAGGGCTATGGCATGACGATGGCCGATATCGGCGTCGTCGGCTTTCACGGCCAGACGGTGCTGCATCGCGCGCCGCAGGTGGGGCGGCTCGGCCAGACCAGACAGCTGGGTGACGGCGAGCTGATGCATTCCCTGTTGAGCACGAAGGTCGCCTATGATTTCCGCTCGGCCGACATGCGCGCCGGCGGGCAAGGCGCGCCTCTGGCCGCAGCCTATCACACCGCGTTGATGCGCAGCGCCGGCGCCAGTGGCGAGGTGGCCGTGCTCAATCTCGGCGGCGTCGCCAACATCACCTGGTGGGACGGCGCCGACAATGTCGTCGCCTTCGACACCGGCCCCGCCAACGCGCCGCTCAACGATTTCATCAAATCGAAGGGCCTCGGCGACATGGATCGTGACGGCGCGCTTGGCCGTGCGGGAACAGTCGACGAGGCCCGGCTCGCCAAGCTGCTGCAGCACCCTTATCTGACCAAGCCCTATCCCAAATCGCTGGACCGTTTCGATTTCGGCGCCGCCATGGCGGATGGCCTCAATGCCGAGGATGGCGCGGCCCTGCTCACCGCCTTCACGGCCGGCGCCGTTGGCAAGGCGCTCGACCTCTTGCCCACTCGGCCGAAGAAATTGGTGGTCAGCGGCGGCGGCCGCCACAACCCGACGATGATGGCGATGCTCGCCAGCCGTGCCGGAGTCGAAGTGGTGCAGGCGGAAAGCCTCGGCTGGAGCGGCGACGCGGTGGAGGCAGAGTGCTTTGCCTTCCTCGCGGTGCGCGTGCTGCGCGGCATGCCGATCAGTTTTCCAAGCACCACCGGCGCGCCGCAGCCGATGCGCGGCGGAAAGCTGGCAGGTTAA
- a CDS encoding sensor histidine kinase: MLREAVARLRDGRWLVIVIALAILAGAIAIAGRIATGQATNDLRDSALAALPLAAGTLTGEIEKQRLVPLVLARDDAVRGALRRAGKMQEAALNDKLKAIAGDASASAIYVIDTAGIAISASNAGEPTSFVGIDYNFRHYFNEAMSKGSASQYGLGTISGRPGLYLASRVDDNGKPLGVAVLKVELDGVEANWRSSGFLVFVTDERGVVLATSQPEWRFHALAPLSAEDAATAHEQLQLPDAAFEPLPIRRGAGDGLATIDGPGKPRQFVEVVQDLSGAVPGWRLWLLTPADPALSSAANTARLTTLLGLLLTGLLAYVFTRRRRTRRLRQEALARMNAELESRVSTRTAELTRSNIALAGEIAERENAEAKVRRLRDDLAQANRLSILGQIAAGVAHEINQPVAAIRTYAENAGRFLETGKTEPASGNLTSIVSMTERIGAITNTLRTFARRPGVAASPLPVREAIDGALSLLSGRIRDSGVTIVKPLGTASPMVMASRIRLEQILVNLLQNALDAMKDQPDPRIEIDLAQRDDRVLISVRDNGPGLGPEAAGNLFMPFQTTKEKGLGLGLVISQEIAQELGGTLRLDPDSTRGASFTIDLRRIE, from the coding sequence TTGCTCCGCGAGGCTGTGGCCCGGCTGCGCGATGGCCGCTGGCTTGTTATCGTCATTGCTCTTGCGATCCTGGCGGGCGCGATCGCCATCGCTGGGCGCATCGCCACCGGCCAGGCGACCAATGACCTGCGCGATAGCGCCCTTGCCGCCCTGCCGCTGGCGGCGGGAACCCTGACCGGCGAAATCGAAAAGCAGCGCCTGGTTCCCTTGGTACTGGCCCGCGACGATGCGGTGCGCGGTGCGCTGCGCCGGGCCGGAAAGATGCAGGAAGCCGCCCTCAACGACAAGCTTAAGGCGATCGCCGGCGATGCCTCGGCATCCGCCATCTATGTCATCGATACTGCGGGCATCGCCATATCGGCCAGCAATGCCGGCGAGCCGACCAGCTTTGTCGGCATAGACTATAATTTCCGCCACTATTTCAACGAGGCGATGTCAAAAGGTTCGGCCAGCCAGTATGGCCTCGGCACGATCAGTGGCCGGCCGGGTCTCTACCTTGCCAGCCGCGTCGACGACAATGGCAAGCCGCTGGGCGTAGCGGTGCTGAAGGTCGAGCTTGACGGCGTCGAGGCTAATTGGCGCTCCAGCGGTTTTCTTGTTTTCGTCACCGACGAACGCGGCGTCGTGCTGGCAACCAGCCAGCCCGAATGGCGGTTTCATGCGCTGGCGCCGCTCTCCGCGGAAGACGCCGCAACTGCCCATGAGCAGCTGCAACTGCCGGACGCCGCCTTCGAACCTCTGCCGATACGACGCGGTGCCGGTGATGGCCTGGCGACCATCGACGGCCCCGGCAAGCCGCGCCAGTTTGTCGAGGTGGTGCAGGATCTGTCCGGTGCGGTTCCCGGCTGGCGCCTTTGGCTGCTGACGCCGGCGGATCCCGCTCTCTCGTCCGCCGCCAACACGGCGCGGCTGACGACGCTGCTCGGGCTGCTGCTGACCGGCCTGCTTGCCTACGTATTCACAAGGCGCCGCCGCACACGCCGTCTGCGGCAGGAGGCGCTGGCGCGCATGAATGCCGAGCTGGAAAGCCGGGTTAGCACACGGACAGCCGAACTGACCCGCTCCAACATCGCGCTCGCCGGCGAGATCGCCGAGCGTGAAAATGCCGAAGCCAAGGTCCGCCGGCTGCGCGACGATCTTGCCCAGGCCAACAGGCTCTCCATCCTCGGCCAGATCGCTGCCGGCGTGGCGCATGAGATCAACCAGCCGGTCGCTGCGATCCGCACCTATGCCGAGAATGCCGGCCGCTTCCTCGAAACCGGCAAGACCGAACCGGCGAGCGGCAATCTGACCTCGATCGTCTCGATGACCGAACGCATCGGCGCCATCACCAACACGCTGCGCACCTTCGCGCGCCGGCCCGGTGTCGCCGCGTCGCCACTGCCGGTGCGCGAGGCGATCGACGGCGCGCTATCGCTACTCTCCGGCCGCATTCGCGATTCCGGTGTCACCATCGTCAAGCCGCTCGGTACCGCCTCGCCGATGGTGATGGCAAGCCGCATCCGGCTGGAGCAGATCCTCGTCAACCTGTTGCAGAACGCGCTCGACGCCATGAAGGACCAGCCCGATCCCCGCATCGAGATCGACCTCGCCCAGCGCGACGACCGGGTGTTGATTTCGGTGCGCGACAACGGTCCCGGTCTTGGGCCGGAAGCGGCTGGCAATCTGTTCATGCCGTTCCAGACCACCAAGGAGAAGGGGCTCGGCCTCGGGCTGGTGATCTCGCAGGAGATCGCCCAGGAATTGGGCGGCACGCTCCGGCTCGATCCCGACAGCACCAGAGGCGCGTCCTTCACCATCGATTTGAGGCGAATCGAATGA
- a CDS encoding sigma-54-dependent transcriptional regulator: MNEGSRRVALVEDDADLLHATTQLLELAGFTVVAREAAEAAFAVVDRDFDGVVVTDIRMPGMNGLQLFDRIKAIDPDIPVILVTGHGDVDLAVAALKDGVYDFIPKPYAGDRLVEALKRASEKRRLVMENRRLREAAALAADGLPLIGEAPAIRRLRETLRQIADMDVDVLVEGETGTGKEVVADLLHRWGRRHSKPFVALNCGALPETVIESELFGHEAGAFTGAQRRRIGRVEHSSGGTLFLDEIESMPPALQVKLLRVLETRSLTPLGSNEIRRLDLRVVAATKVDLGRPDQRGDFREDLYFRLNVVTLRIPPLRERRGDIPMLFGHFLGKAAERFGRPVAKVNAAVSDHLQSHAWPGNVRELAHFADRVTLGLGPDDETKAVPPQSEPPASLPERVGHYEAQLIREALRDHGGDVRSAIDALGVPRKTFYDKLKRYGIAASEFRNGGDPHPVREQT; the protein is encoded by the coding sequence ATGAACGAGGGATCACGGAGGGTGGCGCTCGTCGAGGACGATGCCGACCTGCTGCACGCCACCACGCAATTGCTCGAGCTCGCCGGTTTCACCGTGGTTGCGCGCGAGGCCGCCGAGGCCGCATTTGCCGTCGTCGACAGAGACTTCGACGGCGTGGTTGTCACCGACATCCGCATGCCGGGCATGAACGGCTTGCAGCTGTTCGATCGCATTAAGGCGATCGACCCGGACATACCGGTGATCCTGGTCACCGGGCATGGCGATGTCGATCTGGCTGTCGCCGCGCTCAAGGACGGTGTCTACGACTTCATCCCAAAACCCTATGCCGGAGACCGCCTTGTCGAGGCGCTGAAACGGGCATCGGAGAAGCGGCGGCTGGTGATGGAGAACCGGCGGCTGCGCGAAGCCGCCGCACTAGCTGCCGACGGCCTGCCGCTGATCGGCGAGGCGCCGGCCATCCGGCGGCTGCGCGAAACCTTGCGCCAGATCGCCGACATGGATGTCGACGTGCTGGTGGAAGGCGAGACGGGAACCGGCAAGGAAGTGGTGGCCGACCTCCTGCACCGTTGGGGCCGGCGGCATTCCAAACCCTTCGTGGCGCTGAATTGCGGTGCCTTGCCGGAAACCGTCATTGAAAGCGAGCTGTTCGGCCACGAGGCCGGCGCGTTTACCGGCGCGCAGCGGCGGCGGATCGGCCGCGTCGAACATTCCAGCGGCGGCACGCTGTTCCTCGACGAGATCGAATCCATGCCGCCGGCCCTGCAGGTCAAGCTGCTGCGGGTGCTGGAGACGCGCAGCCTCACGCCGCTTGGCTCGAACGAGATCCGGCGCCTCGATCTGAGGGTCGTGGCGGCGACTAAGGTCGATCTCGGCCGGCCCGATCAGCGCGGCGATTTCCGTGAGGACCTCTATTTCCGCCTCAACGTGGTGACGCTACGGATTCCGCCCCTGCGCGAGCGGCGCGGCGACATTCCGATGCTGTTCGGCCATTTCCTCGGTAAGGCCGCCGAGCGGTTCGGCCGGCCTGTCGCCAAGGTGAATGCCGCGGTGAGCGATCATCTCCAGTCGCATGCCTGGCCGGGCAATGTCCGCGAGCTCGCCCATTTCGCCGATCGCGTCACGCTCGGTCTTGGGCCTGACGACGAGACGAAAGCGGTTCCCCCGCAATCGGAGCCTCCCGCCTCGCTGCCGGAACGCGTGGGCCATTACGAGGCGCAGCTCATTCGTGAGGCGCTGCGCGACCATGGCGGCGATGTGCGCAGCGCCATCGACGCGCTCGGCGTGCCGCGCAAGACTTTTTACGACAAGCTCAAGCGCTACGGCATTGCCGCATCCGAATTCCGCAACGGCGGCGATCCGCACCCTGTTCGAGAGCAGACATAG